From the genome of Phlebotomus papatasi isolate M1 chromosome 2, Ppap_2.1, whole genome shotgun sequence:
gttggcaagcaggagctgggtgtctttttttagcacttcctggacatcccacaagatactggtcaataattcttcttgttttagtgatcaacattgtaaaggagtcatttgtcATGCaagaataattcacaaaattgatattattggcttttggaaaattgaagtttgtccaagtttgtatcctttgcgttctttaggagacgagagttcccatgagttttccaatttcccagaggcggagaaaattctttctttacaaaagtatcatatttgactactaagacttacaataaagtgagttttactgaaattcgttcgctggatatgttgtggtccggaaagagttaagcaaaaacctcttgggactacaaactataataactatacataatatttctcaacaaagtaaaaattatagtttattggtattttcaggaaagcttcataattttcatgggtcatatatgacccaatcgtccttaaaggtaaaaaaaaacaccgaatctgtctctagtggattttcgaagatttgaggttagactgtttcacGTTTTTGTTCATGtatgcgcaaaatagttaattattcatGTAATATtctgtgatatatcaattagttgagatttcccagtgcaatactgactaaagaaggtaatattttgataattataagatacttctgcgtatatattgtaaattcataactttttactcttgtacatgacttcaaaaatggaaaaaaaaatttcataatcaatgaacccgaaatcatccacatattatgcccggaagatagcgatgatgccgacaatcttgtcctgaatgAAAgtgatataatatatttggaacaagacgtggatgaaatgGACTTTGAAGCcttcatcgaaaacgcatcaactccggaagaactcccggatccacaacaatgtgcaactgtacgtcttaaattTCCAGAGTCAAACAACATTGCActtacccattaccatcaaacatgtttcgaagaaaactgaggtgcacatggtgctatcagaaaaaaggattataagaccaattgtatttgtgagccatgtgacatttatctctgtgttaccttaccagtatgcgaaatttgtttcgatgaatatcataaaaattaaaaattaaataaacaataatacattttttcataaaaattattgtttttgtgtacaagtaTTCAAGATTCtgtgagaccaaaaattgaatgaatttttttaaaattaattattgatcgtttcaatttttactcgtactctaaatatttttttttattattacaaatatattcaagttatttatctttcataaataatagaacaaacgagtaaactagtcgtctggaaaattttgtgtttttttacctttaaggacaattgggtcatatatgacccatagttttccaggactcctagggatgggaaaatttctttttaaccgtaaatctcttatttaggctaaaatatcgagggaaacttgatttcgttgaatttcgctcagcggaaagcttctcgtccttaaagggttaagcctaGAGACGTATTAgttagaaactgatggaaaagtAATCTGGTCGTTATTtcgattacaattacgttaaaccgtctcttggcttaagacATAAGAGTATCTAGGTCTAGGGCATAACGAACATTAAATGTTTGAAGAAATGCAACGCATGAGATCGTCTGTTGCAGTCTCTGTATTGTCGAATTATAATATTTAGAAGCTTGACGGCCATTTATTAAAGAAGTTGATGCCTTGTAGTTCGGGTTAGGGTGGTCCGGGATATATTTCTTATCGAAGGCTTAAACCTTTTAAAGACGTGGTggtcaaaaataatttcatgtGACAGTTTAGAGAAGAAAATGTAACTTTAAATCCTTTAAATGGTTatggaaataattttttgggTTTTGAAGCAGTTACTCAATCAACCTTGAAGAGTTAAAGCCTATCAACAACTCAGCCTGATCCGTGTCATATCAGCAGAgtcattaaaaaacaaaaaatgttataCAAAATGACGGAAAAACGTGAGAAAAACGGTTAAAGTGATTAAGGAAAATCAGGGAGTTGCGACTAATATTTTGTCAAAGTTTGAGCCCAATCGGAGGAGATAAAATTTCATAAGGATTTACAATAcgtgacatttttaagaattgggatctcagtggcgcaataggcaggACCGTTGGCTCTCGGGCGGATAGATCCCcgcacggtaaaaacttttggacactgaccaaaatattggaacaagttttccttggaacaatttttttttcgaagcgATTTGCAtatagaaaagatattttttgttccaaaaagttttctttgtagttttgttatgaaatgcagttacaatttttattagagttttcttttggaaccgttttgatacagtggaatgtctacaaactTGAGTTAATTTCGTTTTATACTAATTTGTttctgaaatttggaacagaatttgttgcactcggctgttttgttcccactgtcaggaacaaattggtacattttttataacaatattattcctacatctgtaacatatttgttccaaaaattttcggtgtccgtggacgaggtaatttttggaacgaaattgttactcatatggggaatctttttgttcctattgtcgggaacaaatccgtgtaagtgatttcgtcttacagttaaggcctatacttcagtcgagatggatttcggtggcgaaagttcatgaggaacatcaaataagaatcaacttgaTAGTGTTTTGTAAAAAGCGCGTgtatgacgaaatcatatgcgagtgctggcagcaggaggggaagggaatctcgaattaaaaaaaaaggtgaaaccatgtagcacgaaaattgctatagatttggcgtcctcctcgctttggtgacgggtgactgagtgtgagcggagggatacgcttttatactagacgagctattttttggaacaaattcattactaatattgggtatctttttgagtctcgtaaaatgaacaagattgtgccaaaaattatggtgtccgtggacgagctaatttttggaacaaatatgtgccgacattttttaccgtgtacgcAACTAAATGTTCAGAAAAAAACCACTGTGATACTGGcacgcctctgcccaaaaactccgggaacatggaagaagcatctacACTACGAGGAAGGCGtacctgggcgatctacgatcagcagattcttgcAATACGAGCACGTTGtaaagattacattgtaatacaaataaattgtctcgatacgattaataataattaagaatctcaccaaatattcaaaaaatattcctaatattctcaaaatattcaaaaaatattcctaatattctcaacatattcaaaaaatattcctaatattttcaaaatattcataaaatattccaagttaattttttttttttaaaaatctgtcTACTTACTTTTTGCACATGTCCGTGAGAGCAACAATGATATTGCAGGCCAAACTCTTGTGCCGAGTACTTTTGAGAAGTTTTCCCAATTCCGGAACCACTTCAGCTGCCACATCAGAGTCCCTGATGGCTAATCTTGTAATAAATATGACCAAGGTGCAGCATTTATCTGGATTGGCGTCCTGCATAATTCGACTTTCACGAATGAGCCGATAGAAAAAGTCCAGAAATTCCTGCCGTGGCTTCTGATTGAGATCCACGCTGGTCTCTGAGTAAATGTAGAGGAAATTAATCATCTTCTGATTGATTTCCCAGCCTTCGCTTGATAGCTGAAGCCTATGGGTCCAAATGAAGTCCTCGGCAATGGCATTGAGCGTATTAATCCATTCCCGGTCATGCTCCTTCCCTGCACACTGCCTCAGCTTCAGGCAGACATTGTAGAGGGGAGAAACAAGGGATGTGGGTAGATTTCCCTCTGATAGATGCTTCTGGATGACAATGTAGAGATTATTGAGCGTGGCTCGGCTGAAATGAGTCATCCAGGCATTGATAATTTCCAGCATAAAATGCTGATTGACGGGATTTCCGGATTGTCCATTGTCCTGGAGGGTGTTGATGAAGGCTGTTACGACAATGTCTGGATTCTTGCTACGCATCCTGGCAGCCACTAGAGAAAGTAGTAGCCAAGCTTCCGTGGCATTTTCTGTGTTTGTATGAGTCTCGATTATTGAGAGAGTTTTCTGAGTGACAATACTATTCCGGATCCATGAATCCATGGCATTCCGGAGGACTCCACGATGCTCCTGCTGCATCATTGTCCTCAGCGTGATCCAGGGCATCTGGGCAGCATTTGTTGAAGAATCCTCATGGCGCTCGATATTGTCAAAAATCACCACTTTGAGACTCTCCATTGCTCCATCGACAATCTTCGAATCACTGTCCCTCATCAATCTCAAAATACACTTTGTCCAACCCTTGATGACCGTCTCCTTCTGCGGATACGTCTTCATTAGGGTGCTCAGGGTGAGAACAATTTGCTTTCGCACGAGAGACGAAGAATCCTCTACCAATCTTGTCATTTCTTCAAAGAACAACTCATTGTCCAGAAGTTTCTCATTCCAAGCTACAAGATTCTCTAGCAATCCCAGGGAATACTTCCTGACATGTGCCAGGTTATTCTCTAGCAAGTGATagagataatttgggaaatctTCAGCGATTTCTTCAAGTTCCTCAAGACCCGAAATTTCTTCATCCCTTTCCGGAGGATGCTTAAAAACAGCCCGTAGAATTTTCTGGGCATTTCTATTTCCACCGCTGAAGATCTTTGTAAGCCCAGACAGAGCTTTCATCTTAACATTATTATTGACATCAATTGTCTTCTGCAGAAGCAATTTTATAATCAGGATCTCTCGAGGAATCTTCGAGATTTCATTCTGGAAGAGATTCCAGTTCAATTGGCAATCAACCATGGCTATTCTAGCCAGGAAATCTGTCCCATTAGCTCGTTGATTGGCATCCTCACTGCAGACAATCTTTTCTAAATAGGGAACAATTGAGACGTtgcatttctcaaaaattgccctcTCGTACTTCTGGGCAATATCAAGAGTAGCACTGTACTGCTCAGCCCGGATATTTTCTTCGGGATTTGACAGGGTGGACTCGATAAAATTAGTCAGAACTTGGGTTGTATTTGTGGGGAATTGTTCTAAGAGGTAAATGAAAAAGCCAGAAATGCTATCACCATGCAAAAGATCCTTCTCTAAAGTATTCCGGGTGCCAGTTGGTGAGTGATTATGCAGCACAGACGTAAGGGAAAAAATCTTTGACAGATTCTTAGTGATGTCCCCATGAAGGGGACAACAGAGATCCTTCAGTACCTCATAAGCTTTCTTCGTTAAGCTGCAATCAGCTGTCAAACCAAAACCAATTCTATATCCCAAAAATAACCAAAtatcatgcaaaaaaaatacttacaGGTATTCTTGTAGCCACTTTGGTAGTAGAACAGTATGAGATTTTTCATTGACATACAAATAGACGTCCTGAGATCCTCAAACTCCTCCAAAGACACATGCTTGAAGAGAAACTGCAAGTCCTCAAGTATCGTCAGAAGAGATATCTTAAATTCCCCAGCCTCGTGCTTAGACAATTTCTCAGATTCCAAGTGCTTAGGAAAATTGGAAATTATCTGGAGAaaactctcgtcaaagacaccacATCTTTTCGCTCCTGGAATCACCAAGGTCAACACAAAACAATCAGCAGCTAAAATTGCCAACTTCCGGGATACTTTGTCCTCCAAACTGACTCCCAAGAGACTAATCATGCACTGAATGAAGTTCAGGAAGGACTCCTTAGAGACCTTCTTGATAAGTTTATCCCAGGAAACTGTGCACAGTTCCCTTTCACTGTTTTCACTCTCTGATCGCTCAAAGTGCACATAATTCCGGATATTTCTCATCTCTGAGCACATCTCAAGGAGGATAGAAGTGCATTTAGGgtcattttttgcatttttaacgaGATCTAGGGACCCCAATTGCTCAGAAGCGTCTTCCGACGACACAATATCAGACAGCTTCTCTCCATcgagattcttatcgaaaaactGAGATAACTGCTGAAATTGCAAGTAGATTGGTTGTAGATCACTTTCACACATCCTTTGGGCAGGATTTTCCAGGATTTTTCAgagattttaacactttttcaaACGATTGAAAATGCATAAACTGCACGCGTCGCGTTTGTTTACTTGAAACTGAGCCTACTTAAGAAATCACGGATATTGTAATCGACTTCGAATTCAATATTCGTGCAAAATACAATCATTATCTTGCaaggaattattttatttgttttagggTAATTGGcttaaagcgagacagtttggaaagttggacaaagcagtctggaatgtgagacaccttcttaaaaacttgataataaatcaattaaatatttcaattggcgataaaaagattattaaacttaattttatgattatttcagaagttaaaaatgcaaaaatcgttataaaacaatcaaatgGTGATTatttgcaagaagaatttaaaaaaatgtattgcatgcgtgatattgtTATAAGCATGATGttttaagtttgaagtgcgatattttcaatacaaattgatttttttgttactcttttttcaaAAGGGTTGTTAATCGCTTCTCGGCCTAACGGCTAAGATCAGAGTGTAGTATCAGAAGGGTTGTtttgttgtttagaaacttggcaagatgtttatcgtctttatttttattaaagttagttttaatacgttcaaaaatgaattgatctgtagaggtgaatttgactcaaattttggacatcttggttgttaatttggacaacttggctgtatatttggacagctaatccacctcaataggatgcccattgttctctaATTCAAAAACCTGTCTtacctatcttaccaagtcctcttccttaTTTATGTGAGCGAACCGTAAAATATCACATAaagtccggaaactttccatatcatttattaaagtgagttgacttcggtactccaagtacgtgcggattcgctcattccctggtcTTTTGGAAACCTTTCAGGGCTTtgctcactacatctcgttcgtagagatgatgctcctttgtttctctagGCATTTATACTACCTAGTCATcgaaaaagctaaaacttcacgaaatttcgagaaaaaaacacctgtccaaaataaggagtatcacctcactagtGAATATCTGAGAAAATTTCCcacttttcacacgaaaaacataATTCTCAAGGCAAATcttacttcaggtcaaatgtgcaaatcaccattaacgtgaatcaacacaatattcaatgaatatttaataatatcaatcACTATTTAatcatatcgacggctccattccatactattctaagtcgacatagaattatattactacgagagatatgttgttcctgggaccgagatctacaactggtgaaaatttggtggtcatccggcgttcgggtaacgagatattcaattttttcgaaaaaaaattacacgggcagtataggaaatcgccaacttcaaatggctctcctgaaatgttgtcattctgagatagatagtatagaatggaaccgtcgatattaTCAATATCATCTACCAACTGTTTCAGGCCTGAGCTCGTTAAAactcgtgtaatatcggaaattttgtgatgATTCTAATGAAAATAACAGATAGTCGTACTGGCAATACTATTCCCgcttattcacggtgccatgataaatttttttgtgttaaaaagacataacagaaagaaaaactcacatagaaagaaattttcttcttgatatctttgtcgggaGACGAATATCTCTACACTGCACAcacttttacttgaatcttgcaggaatataaaaaaaattataaatgtaaATATAACTTCAAATGGTAAGCTtcctaaatcgcgcgcaattcaactcgcGAGAGAGTGTATAGAGATAAGTAATTTACTTGACAAACTTCAGTATGTATGTTTTTCTCCAATTTAttcttattagcaggtcgtgtaccttcttgtaatatgtactctggcattccttattaaccaaaatagtgttgtacaaaagaatttttctcaaacctatcctgactTTTGGAACTGCTCAAAAGAaaggacgattgaaacaccggtgccccatgaagaaaataatttttcctgactacctaaagttattttttccttatgtttgtacacagttgtaaagtagaaggttgaaggaatctaggatattttttgcaagtctccagctattcactacataataaattattaagttaaaaaatgacgaattttcaaattctcataatgaaaattgattttaattattttttatacttctaattttcttGAGCAAAACcgctttggaaaaagaaactacaatactcaaacataatatttttcattagagtgaaagttatcattaatgagtattgtcagaaaaattacttaaatttttgagatctttttgtccctatcgttcatagagacaaaaatacaccgaattagactctgttggatttcctaaggctagatgtaaaggtgtctacacattggagctgatttcatctagaattatttcaaaaattttttaaagaaaaattcatatttttgaaggaattcttGGAGAAAAATACCTCCAcactgggttttttattttccatcaaaaaaattttgacagattgccatcatttccaagtctcttgctcttctgactgtttttcacgaaaatttgttgtttcactgctggaaaaagtgagaaaaacgtttgatgaagttccttgggatagtatttagtgaatttgtgaagaaaatcttctaaatatgcaagggaatagtgtttttctggagatgtcgttcctggtggaatccaacccagcctttgaaggaacatttcctgtgattttctggactttttttgaaggattttactttagtttttttttaattctcaccACCTTTTCATGCACTACTACTCAAACTGGGAGTCCCACGGAAGAATCGATGgcctgtggctatccagttctggtgttctcgaaaggaagcaatcccacatagTTCCTAGtcgttgagaaagtgaatgatataaaagatcattctgatgttcttctgggggttcaaatgatggcttctggtagctccggacagctctcgtttgcattgagatctcctcggtggctctggttagctcttgttttaattggtaaccaaggcatatagagattccaaagtgcccgtaaattttctcctttccactcatcttgcaatccatggagtacgaagccactgtactgtggaacacctcaagaatacacagatggattaacttctggcaatttctggaggaaaatcacaggaaatgttccttcaaaggctgggttggattccaccaggaacgacatctccagaaaaacactattcccctgcatatttagaagattttcttcagaaattcactaaaaactatcccaaggaacttcaccaaacgtttttctcactttttccagcagaaaataacaaattttcgtgaaaaacaatcttgaatcgtgatggtttccgtcaagaattctgtcaagaatgactttgatgaattttattccaatgtgtagcgggtaatttctttcaaaaattcttgatggaaattaccttcaattggatatgatttttgaagaaatttgtctacacattagacaaattgtcttcaaaaatccatctttttgtcaaaaattctcaccaatgtgtaggcaattttcttgaagaacacttcttgaagctcatttttgatagaaatttcttataatgtgtagacaccttaagaccTTTTAtcgattttgtttatcggtttcattatTCTTGCTGATTATTATCGGTCAGCGAAAACCGTctcatcgttaaagggttatTGTACTATTTATTAtaccattcttaaaagaatgtaacTGTTAATAAATACTAATATAAGCTACAAAAGGTACagctatcattttaattttaaagaatcgatagtcgatactatcgaaaagaagttatcgtGTAAACTGTAACTCCTGAACTATTTAGATACActcaagaaatttcaatattttgatgaaattccCAACAAGAGTGCACTATCGAAGAGAGTTCCTTCCACTCTATATTATTAATCATAACATAAGATAGGATAAGATTTTACCATGGGTTTTCTTGTAATTTGACTTTTTTCCATGAATCTTACGGTTTCTTTCTTATAAGAATATGTGTTAAAATTTGTACTACAAATGGTTCAAAAACACTTCCAATATGATATGATACAAGTTCATAAAGTTCTAATAGAGGTGTTTCTTCGACCCTAATACTTTTTTTCATAGGTGTCTGGATCGGAAATCAAATCCTACTGcagtattaaataaataaaaaataataattttgaataaaataaatcttttattccaaaaatttatttGGAATGCATATACTTTCGTTAAAGTCTAAATCGAGgtctaaatacaaaaaaaataaaataaaaaaagacaaaaacaaaaaaatccgaGGTAAAGTTACAATGACCAAGTTGTGAATCTCTAATACCACATATGCTCATGGTATACTTTGCGCCTTTATTTGACAGCCGCTTTCTTCTGAAGTTTTGGTAAATTTTCCGAAATTTCTCTCTCCGAAAATCttacaatacaaaatattttacaaaacaatCCTTTACAAAAACTCATTAACGgtcattttaaatgatttttggtAAAATGTTTGGGTAAAACTTGGAGCTGAATCAAAGCCACCATTTTGACTCCATTTGTGTTGGAGTGGATTTTTCTCCGATGGAAATATCGTGGAAATAGGTggataattgaattaaaaaccAGTGAAAATTGCTCGAGTGATGTGTGAGCTAGTGCTGAGTGTGTGAATTAGACGAAATTGTGGAGAAATTGGGCTATTATTGTGCCATCGAAAGAAAAACTTTGTTCGGTGAAAAAAATAGTTACCCGAGGAAAAGCACCTTGCGGAGTTAAAAGGGTCTCAATTCCAGGGGTTGCTGTGGAAAAACGCCGACAGTGAGACTCTGAGAACTTTAATTTACAGTCACAGGAATCATTGAGGAAAGTCTGGGATTTCCACAAGAGTGGTAAGTGGGGAAAAATCATTGAGAAAAATTGTAAAGTTGCTCGCCGCACAAAATCAATTGCTTGAGTGAAGGCGAGAGTGAAAATGCTGGGAAAAGCCAGTCGCCCTCGAAAGGTtttttccctgaaaaaaaaaaaaacaccttcaTGGAGCAATCTAGTAGCTCATTTCCCGGGAACAGTGAACTAAAGTACATTTTCCGTTGAACGTGCCTTGAGACTTCCTTCCCAAAAAAAAGCACCCCCGAATTGTCCACCCGCACCCCCGAATTGTCCACCCTCAACCAAAAGGACTCCCCGGGGAAAAGTGTGGAAAGTGCAGGTGAAAATTGAGGTGAGAGTAGTGTGAGAATTTCCTCTATGTCTCCACTCTTTTCGGAAGGGGGGCAGCGGGGTGGAGGGAACAATTGATTTGTGGAGGGCAAGAAAAGTCCACAAAAAATCGACTTTTCACCTGGTGCAAAGGGTGAGTTCTTGCGCGTGGAAAATCGAACACTTTTTCACCCTGGCCACGGAAAAGCTGCCCCCCTGAGGATAAAAGCCATGCCACAAACACCGTCAATGGCAGCACAGAATGGCCCCAGTGAGAGAGatattgtgattttttatgACTCCTGCACTCAAGCTTTTTCCCCTTCAGAATGCAATTCTCGGGCAAATGAGGTTTTCCTTATCTTGATTTTTCGCCTATGCACAgtgacaaaattaattaaagcctGCAACACAATGGCATATTGAAGTGCTCAAGATTAGCCTCAATTCTCTGAAATGCAATCTTTTTAGGAATTGCACGTACAACCAAATTCATTTTAACCATATGATTCGAACCTTATTAAGTAAATTGGAACATTTTTAttggataaaaaaattaaatttgggatCACTTTTTGTGGGAAGTTATGCTTCAAGCGGAGAATTGCAGAGAAACTAGTCAGAAAAGTTTACTGAGTACTTGAGAAAACGAAAATCAAAGTTTAGTAACTTGTATTACTTATGGTTCATCCGTTCATCTCAATAGATTTAAAGAACAAGGAAATTAAACTTAGATTGCTCAAGTAGAGGAGGTTTGGTcagagtttcaatttttgctgtTTTTCCTGTCCCTAAAATCTTCATATTGTACGGTTTTTAGTCTAGAACAGGcttgagctaaaagaaaagccgaagtgaatttggttgtgcctgttggcattcctcgaaatgccacgaaaa
Proteins encoded in this window:
- the LOC129804304 gene encoding condensin-2 complex subunit D3, producing MCESDLQPIYLQFQQLSQFFDKNLDGEKLSDIVSSEDASEQLGSLDLVKNAKNDPKCTSILLEMCSEMRNIRNYVHFERSESENSERELCTVSWDKLIKKVSKESFLNFIQCMISLLGVSLEDKVSRKLAILAADCFVLTLVIPGAKRCGVFDESFLQIISNFPKHLESEKLSKHEAGEFKISLLTILEDLQFLFKHVSLEEFEDLRTSICMSMKNLILFYYQSGYKNTSDCSLTKKAYEVLKDLCCPLHGDITKNLSKIFSLTSVLHNHSPTGTRNTLEKDLLHGDSISGFFIYLLEQFPTNTTQVLTNFIESTLSNPEENIRAEQYSATLDIAQKYERAIFEKCNVSIVPYLEKIVCSEDANQRANGTDFLARIAMVDCQLNWNLFQNEISKIPREILIIKLLLQKTIDVNNNVKMKALSGLTKIFSGGNRNAQKILRAVFKHPPERDEEISGLEELEEIAEDFPNYLYHLLENNLAHVRKYSLGLLENLVAWNEKLLDNELFFEEMTRLVEDSSSLVRKQIVLTLSTLMKTYPQKETVIKGWTKCILRLMRDSDSKIVDGAMESLKVVIFDNIERHEDSSTNAAQMPWITLRTMMQQEHRGVLRNAMDSWIRNSIVTQKTLSIIETHTNTENATEAWLLLSLVAARMRSKNPDIVVTAFINTLQDNGQSGNPVNQHFMLEIINAWMTHFSRATLNNLYIVIQKHLSEGNLPTSLVSPLYNVCLKLRQCAGKEHDREWINTLNAIAEDFIWTHRLQLSSEGWEINQKMINFLYIYSETSVDLNQKPRQEFLDFFYRLIRESRIMQDANPDKCCTLVIFITRLAIRDSDVAAEVVPELGKLLKSTRHKSLACNIIVALTDMCKKHTTLTEPIMQEVVSKLKAQVSVIRYKALAALTSLVMQDYIKMRGRLLMNVLATIVDPCRSIARAAAGMVLKYVEEKNRLLLQTSFLEVIYVSNGYMFERFEIFSSVEMDNEICPLQGKSKRHLRLLLYRFFLQNLNDLQLLMFLNNVSAIQEKIYKDAFIKTPESIEALQDLLEVFTRICEFKSWTMLKSGGKNKDPDDLPDDEEEDIPVPEKTPEEGAAETDIGNLKLAIPVLDKMVSILPKFVTRVVGFDAALKDKVDVFCEAVCDNFKSFVEYAQPEKFWKKYRDGKRPKKGATEQREKLVIFEEEAEDFSL